GTAGTCGCCGTAGAGCGTGAACAGCGTCGACCGGGCCTGCATCGGGGGCCTAGCGCGGCTTCCCCAACGCCGCCTTGCGGCACCGAGACACTGATATGGACGAGCCTGTCAAGACGGTCGGGTCTTTCATGTCATGGTCGATGCTCCTCTTCGGGTCACGATTGTGATTCGTCGGGAGCTGCCTCCATCTAGGGACGTGGATCAGCACAGACGTCCGCCTGGGCGCCACATAATGTCGACGAGGATGCTTCGTGCCGCTGCCTCGCCTCCAGGCCCAGAACGCTCCACCAAGGTCCCCTCCTGCCTACGCCGGCATCCGGTGCGGGCACTGTTTAGCAATCGCCCACACAAACCCCGCCAGTTCCCGCGCCACGGCGACCGCGGTGACTTGGCTCAGCTTACTCCGACTCAGAAGACGCCAGAACTTGCGGTGCAACCGATCTTGTGCCCGCCGGGCGATCCGGAGGACTTCGGGCGGAACACCTTGGCGCCGCTTCCGGAGCTCGGGGCTGGTCGTGTTGCGGTGGCGGTAGCTCCACGCGGCCTCGACCCAAA
The sequence above is drawn from the bacterium genome and encodes:
- a CDS encoding IS110 family transposase, coding for WVEAAWSYRHRNTTSPELRKRRQGVPPEVLRIARRAQDRLHRKFWRLLSRSKLSQVTAVAVARELAGFVWAIAKQCPHRMPA